The following coding sequences are from one Diospyros lotus cultivar Yz01 chromosome 7, ASM1463336v1, whole genome shotgun sequence window:
- the LOC127806316 gene encoding toMV susceptible protein tm-2-like, whose amino-acid sequence MADMVLSGVVRKLADIAGNLIVKEGSRLFKLKENILWIEDEMKCIQSYLEDADAIQPGSRGLTDLIRIMWDLAYDVEDIMDAYFPKLSPLGRNNRKGCLGWFSNAKTARDFALEIEEIRRRVEEISRRRQTYQAQDTSGRAERDTWDPRRSFPHIEEVNVVGLDEHIVELVAKVSDEDLEHRVVSITGMAGLGKTTLAKKVFNSVRQRFQCSAWIYVSQQPNVNELLQDIARQVGLTEKERKHNLVGNLFHFLSRNRYVLVLDDIWRIEPWNALKNGIPLSSMIGSRIIITSRYKYIGIQIGGQNFLHELQPLGQENSRKLFFKMVMAALLNTVEGSDPSELENIGEKILKRCGGVPLAIVVTAGLLLAREKTKHAWQGVLKSMGQDEDQCSKIFALSYQDLPSELKPCFLYFGLFPEDHEISAFKIINLWAAEGFIRRRGPRAVEDLGQDYLNHLVGRNLIQVAERRFNGTVRLFRIHDILHDLCIRKAREINFFNTLNDVGTCADWLTAHRVSIHQSDVGNSVSSGYQTLKLRALLCFSDLTKLSRNQVKNLIRGFKFLRVLSLMSKNIPRSFENEIVNFKHLHHLELGVGGIELPYTISNLKCLLTLDLRKCYSVILPNVIWKMKQLRHILLPLRCCARSVCGLNLDRFHPFEVSLPNLQTLYGLPAKDFEAEWLHKLDSLRTLKVNHTTERIIEILSGASPLSQRLEVLHLLSLSYTKHTIGAGGYSTSRSTLDLSQYVNLGKLHLVLDIGHFLQLDKLPMYITELSLRCTGLKIDPMVSLRKLPKLKILMLGSNSYNGKEMVCSGGTGSFPQLEVLKIELLFLKEIVIEEGGMPKLKDLTFIECSPRITVPDRMRNTILFAKGRDNWFGHEISGHVPDP is encoded by the exons ATGGCAGACATGGTTCTTTCAGGAGTTGTCCGAAAACTTGCCGATATAGCTGGTAATCTAATAGTTAAAGAAGGCTCTCGCTTGTTTAAGTTGAAAGAAAACATTCTTTGGATTGAAGATGAGATGAAGTGTATTCAATCTTACTTGGAAGATGCTGATGCAATACAGCCAGGAAGCAGAGGATTGACCGACTTGATCAGAATTATGTGGGATCTTGCTTATGATGTAGAGGACATCATGGATGCATACTTTCCTAAGTTATCACCACTTGGAAGGAATAACAGGAAGGGGTGTCTTGGTTGGTTTTCGAATGCCAAAACTGCCCGTGACTTTGCCCTGGAGAttgaagaaataagaagaaggGTCGAGGAGATCAGTCGTCGGAGACAAACTTACCAAGCCCAAGATACAAGTGGCCGCGCTGAAAGAGATACATGGGATCCGAGAAGATCTTTTCCTCACATTGAGGAAGTAAATGTTGTTGGTTTGGATGAACACATTGTGGAATTGGTGGCCAAAGTGTCGGATGAGGATTTAGAGCATCGGGTGGTCTCAATTACAGGAATGGCCGGTCTGGGCAAGACAACACTGGCTAAAAAGGTTTTCAATTCTGTTCGACAAAGATTTCAGTGTTCAGCTTGGATTTATGTTTCTCAACAGCCAAATGTAAATGAGCTTTTGCAAGATATAGCAAGGCAAGTTGGCTTGACGGAGAAGGAGCGCAAACACAACTTGGTGGGTAATTTATTCCACTTTTTAAGCCGAAACAGGTATGTGCTAGTACTTGATGATATATGGCGGATTGAACCATGGAATGCTTTGAAAAATGGCATCCCTCTTAGTTCCATGATTGGAAGTAGAATAATCATCACTTCTCGGTACAAATACATAGGCATTCAAATAGGTGGGCAAAATTTTCTGCATGAGTTACAACCCTTAGGCCAGGAAAACAGTAGAAAGCTGTTTTTCAAAATGGTTATGGCTGCACTACTGAACACTGTCGAAGGTAGTGATCCCTCAGAATTGGAAAATATTGGTGAGAAAATACTAAAAAGATGTGGTGGCGTGCCACTTGCAATAGTAGTTACAGCAGGCTTGTTGTTAGCAAGAGAAAAGACCAAGCACGCATGGCAAGGGGTATTAAAGAGTATGGGTCAAGATGAAGACCAATGCTCGAAGATCTTTGCTTTGAGTTACCAGGATTTACCTTCAGagttgaaaccatgttttttATACTTTGGCCTGTTTCCAGAGGATCatgagatttctgcattcaaaataatcaatttatgGGCAGCTGAAGGATTTATACGCCGCCGTGGACCAAGGGCGGTTGAGGATTTAGGGCAGGATTACCTGAATCACCTAGTTGGTAGAAACCTTATTCAAGTTGCTGAGAGGAGGTTCAATGGGACAGTTAGGCTTTTTCGTATTCATGATATCTTGCATGATCTTTGCATTAGGAAGGCTAGGGAGATCAATTTCTTTAACACTCTCAATGATGTAGGCACTTGTGCTGATTGGCTTACTGCACACAGAGTCTCTATCCATCAAAGTGATGTTGGCAACTCCGTGTCTTCAGGTTATCAAACTCTGAAGCTTCGTGCGTTGTTGTGTTTCAGtgatttaacaaaattaagcaGGAACCAAGTTAAGAATCTTATTAGAGGCTTCAAATTTCTTCGAGTGCTTAGTTTAATGAGCAAAAATATTCCAAGGtcttttgaaaatgaaattgtCAATTTTAAACACTTGCATCACCTTGAATTGGGAGTTGGAGGTATAGAACTTCCTTACACGATAAGCAATTTGAAATGTTTGCTGACCTTGGATCTTCGTAAATGTTATAGCGTTATCCTCCCAAACGTTATCTGGAAAATGAAGCAATTAAGGCATATTCTATTACCTCTTAGATGTTGTGCTCGCTCAGTCTGTGGGCTCAACTTGGATAGGTTCCATCCATTTGAAGTTTCTTTACCAAACTTGCAGACCCTCTATGGACTGCCTGCCAAGGATTTTGAGGCTGAATGGTTACACAAACTTGATAGTTTGAGAACATTGAAAGTCAATCACACAACTGAGCGTATCATCGAGATATTATCAGGTGCAAGTCCCCTATCACAGAGGTTAGAAGTATTGCATTTATTATCGCTGAGTTATACAAAACATACTATAGGTGCTGGAGGATATTCCACATCTAGATCAACGTTGGATCTGTCTCAATATGTAAACCTTGGGAAGCTACATTTGGTACTGGACATAGGGCATTTTCTGCAACTCGATAAACTGCCAATGTATATCACGGAGCTTAGCCTTCGGTGCACTGGACTAAAAATAGACCCAATGGTGAGTTTGAGGAAACTACCTAAACTTAAGATCCTTATGTTAGGCAGTAATTCATACAATGGGAAAGAGATGGTATGCTCTGGAGGAACTGGCAGCTTTCCTCAACTCGAAGTATTGAAAATTGAATTACTATTTCTAAAGGAGATCGTTATTGAGGAAGGGGGAATGCCAAAACTCAAGGACCTTACCTTCATTGAGTGCAGTCCAAGAATAACAGTTCCAGATAGAATGAGAAATACAATCCTGTTTGCCAAGGGAAGAG ACAACTGGTTTGGACATGAGATATCTGGCCATGTACCTGATCCATGA